GGCGTGCGTAAAGACCCTTTTACAGGGCGAGCGACTATGCATAAGGGGATTGATTTTGCAGGTAATAATGGCATGAATATTATTGCAACTGGTGCTGGAGTGGTAACCTGGTCTGGAAGACGTTCTGGTTATGGGCTATTAATCGAAATTAACCACGGAAATGGTCTGTCGTCACGTTATGCCCATGCTAAAGAGCTCATCGCAAAAGAAGGCGATGTTGTTGGCAAGGGGCAAACTATTGCTATTATGGGAAGTTCAGGGCGCTCTACTGGACCTCATGTGCACTACGAAGTGCTAAAATCGGGACGACAAGTCGATCCTAAACGCTATGTTTATCGCTAAAATGCTTTAAATTTCAAATAGATTCACAATAACTTTTGGTCATAAAATGTTAACTAATATAATTACAAAAATAGTCGGTAGCCGCAATGACCGCATTTTAAAAAAATTGCATAAAGTTGTAAAACAGGTCAATCAATTAGAAGCTGATTTTGAAGTATTATCAGATGCAGAATTAAAAGCAAAAACAGTTGATTTTCAACAGCGTGTTGCTGCCGGTGAATCACTTGATAGCATTTTAGCTGAAGCCTTCGCGGTTGTTCGTGAAGGTTCTAAACGTGTATTTGGCATGCGCCATTTCGATGTGCAGTTACTTGGTGGTATGGTTTTAAATAATAATCAGATTGCTGAAATGCGTACGGGTGAAGGTAAAACTCTAACAGCTACATTACCAGCCTATTTAAATGCATTAACAGGTAAAGGTGTACATATTATTACGGTGAATGATTACCTTGCTGCACGTGATGCGGAATGGAATCGTGAACTGTTTGAATTTTTAGGTTTAACCGTTGGTCTTAACGTCTCAGGCATGGATAACATGGCAAAACGTGACGCGTATGCTGCAGATGTTACTTACGGCACGAATAATGAATTTGGTTTTGATTATCTGCGTGACAACATGGCTTTTGAGCCGCAACAGCGTGTTATGCGTCCGTTATATTACGCTGTCATCGATGAAGTGGATTCAATCTTAATTGATGAAGCGCGTACCCCGCTTATCATTTCTGGTCCTGCTGATGATAGTTCAGAGCTATATACTAAGATCAATACCATCATTCCACTGCTAGAACAGCAAGAACAAGAAGATACCGAAGAATACACTGGTGATGGTCACTTCACGGTCGATGAAAAAAACAAACAAGTATTACTGACTGAAAACGGTCAAATTAAAGTTGAAGAAATGCTCAAAGAGCGTGGATTATTAAGCGAAGATGACAATTTGTTCTCTGCGGCAAATATTTCATTATTACATCACATCAATGCGGCATTACGTGCACATACGTTATTTGAAAAAGACGTGGATTATATCGTTAGTGATGAAGGCGAGATTGTTATTGTTGACGAACATACGGGCCGTACTATGCCTGGACGTCGCTGGTCAGAAGGTTTACATCAAGCGGTAGAAGCACGCGAAGGTGTTAAAATTCAAAATGAAAACCAAACTTTAGCATCGATCACGTTCCAGAATTATTTCCGTATGTATGAAAAGCTATCGGGTATGACTGGTACGGCTGATACTGAAGCATTTGAATTCCAATCTATCTATAGCCTTGAAACGGTTGTCTTGCCGACCAATAAACCAATGGCGCGTAAAGACTTTGGTGATCTGGTTTACCTGACGGCAAATGAGAAGCATGTTGCGATCATTGAAGATATTAAAGATTGTGTAGAAAGACAGCAGCCAGTGCTGGTTGGTACTGTATCAATTGAAAGCTCTGAGTTACTTTCTAAACTACTTAAAAAAGACAAAATCAAACATAACGTATTGAATGCGAAATTCCATGAACGTGAAGCTGAGATTGTTGCTGATGCGGGTCGTTCTGGGGCTGTTACGATTGCAACGAACATGGCTGGTCGTGGTACCGATATCGTGTTAGGTGGTAACTGGCAGACTGAAGTTGATAAGCTGAAGAATCCAACTGAAGCGCAAATCGCACATATTAAAGCGGAATGGCAAGTTCGTCATGACGCTGTACTTGCTGCGGGTGGCTTACACATTATTGGTACGGAACGTCATGAATCTCGTCGTATTGATAACCAATTACGTGGTCGTTCTGGTCGTCAAGGTGATGCGGGTTCTACACGTTTCTATCTGTCAATGACCGATCCGTTAATGCGTATTTTCACATCAGACCGTATTACTGGCATGATGAAAAAACTGGGTATGGAAGAAGGCGAAGCGATTGAGCATAAGTGGGTAACACGCGCAATCGAAAACGCACAACGTAAAGTTGAAGGTCGTAACTTTGATATTCGTAAATCGTTACTTGAATTCGATGACGTCGCTAATGATCAGCGTAAAGTGGTTTATGAGCAACGTAATGAATTAATGGAAGCGGAAGATATCAGCGAAACTATGGTTGTGATCCGTGAAGACGTAATCAACGCGGTAATGGATGCTTATATTCCACCACAATCATTACATGAAATGTGGGATATCTCAGGTTTAGAGCAGCGTTTGCGTGCTGATTTCATGCTTGAACTGCCAATCCAGCAATGGTTAGATGATGATACTAAGTTATACGAAGAGAAGATTCGTGAGCGTATTATGACTGCAGCCAAAGAAGCTTATACAGCGAAAGAAGACGCGGTTGGTGCACAAGTGATCCGTCAGTTTGAAAAAGCAGTGATGCTACAAACCCTGGATGGTTTATGGAAAGAGCATTTAGCAGCGATGGACCATTTACGTCAAGGTATTCACTTACGTGGTTATGCACAGAAAAACCCGAAACAAGAATACAAGCGTGAGTCGTTTGAGCTGTTCACTGAAATGTTAGAAAATCTAAAATCAGACGTGGTTGGCGTTATCTCTAAAGTGCAGGTACAAGCACCAGAAGACGTGGAAGCGGTTGAAGCACAGCGTCGTCGTAGTGAGTCATTACCACAAAGCATGAGCCATGCAGCGGCTGAAAACCAGCTTGCTGATGCATCGGCAACGCCAGATGCTGAAACATTCGTGCGTCAAGGTCAAAAAGTAGGCCGTAATGATCCTTGTCCTTGCGGTTCAGGCGCTAAGTTCAAACAGTGTCATGGTAAATTAAGCTAGTAGCGAACACTATTTATTAGTGACGATTATTACTTAAAATTGGAAGCGTTAAAGCAGCAATGTTTTAGCGCTTTTTGTTAACTATATTTTATTCCAATTATTAAATAAGAGAAATAATGATGAAAGTCGTTCATGTCGCTGCTGGTATTATTATTCGTGGCCAGCAAGTATTTATCAGTAGGCGTAGCTCAGCACAGCACCAAGGTGATAAATGGGAATTTCCGGGTGGTAAGGTGGAGTCTGATGAATCTGTGCTTGAGGCGTTAACCAGAGAGCTAAAAGAAGAAGTGGATCTTGACGTCATGAATGCACAGGCATTTCACCAGTTAGAATTTGATTATGGTGATAAAATCGTGCAATTAGATTTCTATCTTGTCGATAAGTTTGAAGGGGTAGGTAAAGGACTCGAAGGGCAGCAAACGGCTTGGATAAATATCAGCGAGTTGGCGGATTATAATTTCCCCGCTGCGAATCAAGTAATTGTTGAAATGTTAATGACTCAGTTTGCCTGAGCCATTACGCTAAGGTCGCTACTTAATCGAATTCGTAACCTTTAGGCTGTAATTCTTGTGGTGATACATCTTCACCTGGAATGGCGCGTTCTTCGTTTGCCCATTCGCCAAGATCAATCAGTTTGCAGCGTTCACAACAAAACGGGCGAAATTCGCTAGTGGCAACCCATTCAACAGGTTTTTGACAGGTTGGGCAATTTACTTGCATAGTGATTTCCTAAATATACAGAGCTTAAGGCTTTAGTCTGCCATGGCTGCGGCCGCTAACTCAAGAAATTTCTGATGTAAGACGGCAACATCCTGCTCAAGCTGTTGACGTTCGTTATTCACCACCACCGAATCTGCTGCTGCGAGGCGCTGCTCACGACTAGCCTGTGATTTTAATATAGCATTCGCTTGTTGTAGTGATACCTTATCTCTCGCCATTGTACGGTCGATTTGGACTTGTTCTTCCACATCAACAACCAGAACGTGATTGCATAACGTGGTGAGGTTGTTTTCAACTAATAATGGCACCACTAACAAAGTATAAGCGGACTTACTGGCGGCTAATTGCGCTAATAATTCAGCGCGGATCATGGGATGTAATAAGTTATTTAACCATTGCTTATTGACGTTATTAGAAAATATTTTTTCACGTAACAAGGCGCGATTCAAACTGCCATCATCCAGTAATATCTGTTCACCAAAATGAGCGCTAATCTGTTTTAATCCATTACTGCCAATCGCCACCACTTCTCTGGCAACGATATCTGCATCGACTAAATTAATCCCTTCGTTCGCGATTAGATCGGCAACGGTTGTTTTACCTGATGCGATACCACCTGTTAATCCAACTACATACATAAATTTCTACTTTAATAAATAAAATTGGATAGATAGAAATCAACGAGTTGATCACCCCAAATAAGATACAGCCAACCTGCAATCGCCAGATAAGGACCAAATGGAATGGGGTTACCTTGGGTATGCTTTTTCAATAGGATTTGACTAATACCTATGATAGCGCCAGCAAATGACGAGAGTAATACAATCGCTAAAATCGACTGCCAGCCGAACCATGCGCCAAACGCGGCTAATAGTTTGAAGTCGCCATAGCCCATGCCTTCTTTACCGGTCAGTAATTTAAATCCCCAATAAACAGTCCAGAGAGATAGGTAACCAACCATAGCACCGATAATCGCATCTGAAGGGGTTACCCAAGCGTAGTTGATGTTGAGCAGTAAGCCTAACCATAACAAGGGTAATGTCATTTGGTCGGGTAGTAACATTTTATCGATATCGATAAAAGTCAGCGCAACTAAACACCAAGTCAGTAACAATGCCCCCGCTAATTGGATACCGTAGGGAATGTACAAGGCCACGACGAGCGATAACAAACCGGTTAGTAGCTCAATACTAGGGTAACGTGCTGAAATGGGGTTCGCACAGCTGCTGCACTTTCCGCGTAATACTAACCAGCTGATCACGGGAATGTTTTCTAATGCGGTTATTTGATGATCGCATTTAGGACAAGTGGAGCGGGGTAATAATAAATTGAATTTAGTTGCTCCTGGTTCTGATTTTGCGGTCTTGCATTCTTCATCAAAGTAAACGGTGCATTCTTGCTTCCATTCACGCTCCATCATGATAGGTAAACGGTAAATGACCACATTTAAGAAACTACCAACGAGTAGGCCAAGTAAGGTAGCGAATAACCATAATAGCCAAGGATAGAGTTGAAAGAGAAGCGCTAAGTCTTGCATGTAAATTACCTGTACCGAATCAAATTGATAGATAAATATTAATTGAAATAAGATGATAACAAACCCATCACAGAAAAGCTGTTAAAGCTTGCTATCAAAATAACACTGGTCGATATTCACTACATAATATTGCCCATTTCAAAGATAGGTAAATACATAGCAATAACGAGGCCGCCGATGACCACACCTAATACCACCATGATCATGGGTTCGATTAAACTGGTTAAGCCATCGACCGCATCATCAACTTGTTGTTCATAAATATGGGCGACTTTCGCCAACATATCATCAAGTGAGCCTGACTCTTCACCGATCATCACCATTTGCGTGACCATATCAGGAAATAAATTGGTTGAGCGCATGGCAATATGCATTTGTAATCCGGCGATCACTTCATTACGCATATTCATCACCGCATTTTTATAAACAATGTTACCTGATGCGCCTGCTGCTGACGTTAATGAATCTACGAGCGGAATACCTGCTGCAAAAGTTGTTGAAAGGGTTCTAGCAAAACGCGCCATCGCCCCTTTGTGTAGTATTGGCCCAATGGCTGGTATGTTGAGAATACTCCGTTCGGTCAGGTGCTTAACTTTGATGGACCGTTTATTGGCCTTAAGGTAAATAAAAGGTAATCCAAATAATATCCCGATCACCAAATACCAAAATTGACTGACAAAGTCAGAAATAGATAAGACAAACAGGGTGAAAGGGGGAAGCTCAGCACCAAAACTGGAAAAAATGTCTTTGAATTGGGGGATCACATAGAGTAATAAAATAAGTGTCACGACAGTTGCAACTGCGAGTACCATAATCGGGTAGAACATGGCTTTTTTTATCTTAGATTTGAGAGCTTCAGATTTTTCTTTATAAGTCGCGATACGATCATAAATACTGTCTAATGAACCGGACTGTTCACCGGCACTAATAAGATCACAATATAAGTCATCAAAATAAAGAGGGTGTTTACGTAATGCATCAGAAAGCGGAGTACCCGTCGCTACTTCCGCTGCAACTTCACCAATTAGCGCGCGCATGGAAGGGTTATCATTACTGCGGGCTATAATCTCTAAACTCTGTACGAGCGGTACGCCAGCACTAAGCATGGTTGAAATTTGTCGTGAAATAAGCGCAATATCCATCGGTTTTATTTTAGCCGTGGCTTTGGAAAATAAGCCTGTTGATTTACGATTGGCTTTTAATACATTAATACCTTGACGGCGTAACTCAACTTTTAAGTTACTGATGCTTTCAGCTTGCATCTCACCACTGACCTTTTTACCTTTGCGGTTAACGCCTTGCCAGTTATAGGGATAGCGTTTTTTGACTGTCGATGTGCTGCGATTGGCTTTTTTAGTTACTGCGACCATGATGCTATCCTTAGCTGATGGTGTGAGATACGATCCTTTTTATACAGAGGACTATTTTTTATTACTGATCGTGAGTCATTGAGCACTAATGATTAGTGATACGTTCAACCTCAAGTAAACTGGTGACGCCGTCGATCACTTTTTTCAAGGCTGATTGGCGTAATGTATTCATGCCTTCTTGCTGCGCTTGGTCGCTGAGTTCAAGCGAGTTGCTGCCGGTTAAGATCATACGTGCGATCTTATCTGACATCGGCATGACTTCGTAGATCCCTACGCGTCCTTTATAACCTTTAGTACATTGGTTACAACCTATGGCTTTAAATGAAGTGATCCCATCATTGATTTGCTGTTGGCTAAAACCGAGCTTGGCTAATTCGATAGCGGGTATGTCTTCGGGCTGCTTACACTCACTGCAAAGGCGACGGCCGAGCCGTTGGGCGATGATCAAGCTGACTGATGAACCTATATTATAAGCAGGGACACCCATGTTGGATAAACGAGTAAGGGTTTCTGCTGCAGAGTTGGTATGCAGAGTAGATAATACTAAGTGACCGGTTTGCGCTGCTTTGATCGAAATCTCGGCTGTTTCTATATCGCGGATCTCACCAACCATGACTACATCCGGGTCTTGACGTAAGAATGATCGCAATGCACTGGGGAAGTTCAGTCCTGCTTTCAGGTTGATCTGGACTTGATTGATACCTGTGAGGTTGATCTCGATAGGATCTTCGGCTGTGGATATGTTGCGTTCCACGGTGTTGAGGATATTGAGGCCACTGTATAAAGACACCGTTTTACCACTGCCTGTTGGGCCTGTGATCAAGATCATGCCCTGCGGTTTTTCTAACGCTTTAAGGTACAAGGCTTTTTGTGTATCGTCATAACCGAGAATATCAATGTTGAGACTGGCTTGGTTAGAATCTAAGATCCGCATCACCACCTTTTCACCCCACATGGTGGGCAGGGTGCTAACGCGTAGATCAATGGACTTGTTTTTGGATAATTTTAATTTGATTCGGCCATCTTGTGGCACTCTACGCTCGGCAATATCTAATTGCGCCATGACTTTTAAGCGCGCAGAAAAACGCATCGCTAAGTTAACGGGTGGAGATACCATCTCATGTAAGATACCGTCGATACGAAAACGCACCCGGTATTTGAATTCATACGGTTCGAAGTGAATATCGGATGCGCCTTTTTTAATCGCATCCAGTAAGATCTTATTGACGAATTTAACAATCGGGGCGTCGTCAGCACCGCTGTTATTTTCTTGCTCTAGGCGTGACTCGTTGTTATCAACCTCTAACTCATCAATGCTGGCATCATTCAGATCACCAAGGGCATCAATATCACTTTCGAGTACAATCTCTAACGCTTTTTGTAATTGTACTTCATCAACCAAAAGTACTTCGGTATGCAGACTGAAGCTAAAAGAGAACTCCTCTAATGCGGTGACATTGGTTGGATCTGACATCGCCAGATATAAAGTTTGTCCCTGGACGTAGATAGGCAAAGCATGGTGTTTCTCGATTAATTTTCCATTAAGCAGGTTATCGGGAATTTCTTCCAGTTTAAAGGTATCTAAATCGAGTAGTGGAACGCCGTATTCACGCTCTAGTAATTGCGCTAAGGTTTTACTGTCGATGATGTTATTGTCGACGATATAAGTCGTGAAGGCTTTACCTTCCTGTTTAGCGCTTTGCAGAAGTTGTTGAATCTCTTCTGTGGCGAGGTATGAATGTGCGACCAGGCTATGTGCCAGGCCGCTAGCATTATGCTTGTGTGGCATTAGGGATTAGCAATAACCACCGTCCTTACAATTACCACCTTTAGTCCAACTCACTAGGCCATTATCAATTGCTGGTGTTAACGTATAAGTTGCACCACTTGCACCAGTTGCAGTTGCAGTGATCACACCGTCCGAAACGGCTACGCTTTTAACGAAGCTACCTGTCGCAGCAGATGTAATTGCTGTTGGGATTGAGTTAGTACCAGCGTCACAGCTCTCTTTGTCTGTCAAGTTTAAGCAGATTTCAACACCAGTTTTATAAGCGCCTGTTGCCCCAATGACTTCTGAAAACTGTGCTTTTTTTGTATAATTCTGATAAGCAGGCATGCCAACACCCGCTAGAATAGCCACGATCGCGACTACGATCATCAATTCAATTAATGTAAAACCTTGTTGTTGTACTTTCTGTTGTACTCTCATTTTTATATCCTTATAAAATTAGCTAATAGTCCTTTAGTCATCAAATGGTATGAGATACCCGATGAGTTGATTTATTTAAACCTTGATTTAACATTTTGTATACATAAATTTAACGATCAAGATCAAGTTATAAGGTAACACGTCAAAATAACCTATTGATTTGTTGATATATAATTATCTTGTACTAAGGGATTTGCAGTTGGAATTAAGTAATTTAAAAGCTATTTATAGATGAATAACTAAAATGAGGGTTATTATGCAGTGGTTAATTTTATGCTACTTGGCTCGACCAGAAAATTAAAAGCACTACCCTAATGGGATAGTGCTAAAATGCTTAATTAGGACTTTGTCATTAATTCTATTATTAGTGATTATTATTCAATAATGACTATTTAATAAAGCGCATCGACAGGTCGGTTGCTTGCACGTGTTTTGTTAGTGCGCCTACCGAGATAAAATCAACGCCAGTTGCAGCAAAACTCGCAAGGGTCTTAATTGTCACATTACCTGATACTTCTAATTTTGCTTTACCTTGGTTTAATTCAACCGCTGCACGCATCATTGGAATGTCAAAGTTATCGATCATAACGATGTCCGCACCTGCATCCAAAGCTTGTTGCAGTT
This Moritella sp. 5 DNA region includes the following protein-coding sequences:
- the coaE gene encoding dephospho-CoA kinase (Dephospho-CoA kinase (CoaE) performs the final step in coenzyme A biosynthesis.), with translation MYVVGLTGGIASGKTTVADLIANEGINLVDADIVAREVVAIGSNGLKQISAHFGEQILLDDGSLNRALLREKIFSNNVNKQWLNNLLHPMIRAELLAQLAASKSAYTLLVVPLLVENNLTTLCNHVLVVDVEEQVQIDRTMARDKVSLQQANAILKSQASREQRLAAADSVVVNNERQQLEQDVAVLHQKFLELAAAAMAD
- the pilB gene encoding type IV-A pilus assembly ATPase PilB, whose amino-acid sequence is MPHKHNASGLAHSLVAHSYLATEEIQQLLQSAKQEGKAFTTYIVDNNIIDSKTLAQLLEREYGVPLLDLDTFKLEEIPDNLLNGKLIEKHHALPIYVQGQTLYLAMSDPTNVTALEEFSFSFSLHTEVLLVDEVQLQKALEIVLESDIDALGDLNDASIDELEVDNNESRLEQENNSGADDAPIVKFVNKILLDAIKKGASDIHFEPYEFKYRVRFRIDGILHEMVSPPVNLAMRFSARLKVMAQLDIAERRVPQDGRIKLKLSKNKSIDLRVSTLPTMWGEKVVMRILDSNQASLNIDILGYDDTQKALYLKALEKPQGMILITGPTGSGKTVSLYSGLNILNTVERNISTAEDPIEINLTGINQVQINLKAGLNFPSALRSFLRQDPDVVMVGEIRDIETAEISIKAAQTGHLVLSTLHTNSAAETLTRLSNMGVPAYNIGSSVSLIIAQRLGRRLCSECKQPEDIPAIELAKLGFSQQQINDGITSFKAIGCNQCTKGYKGRVGIYEVMPMSDKIARMILTGSNSLELSDQAQQEGMNTLRQSALKKVIDGVTSLLEVERITNH
- the yacG gene encoding DNA gyrase inhibitor YacG — its product is MTMQVNCPTCQKPVEWVATSEFRPFCCERCKLIDLGEWANEERAIPGEDVSPQELQPKGYEFD
- a CDS encoding prepilin-type N-terminal cleavage/methylation domain-containing protein, with the translated sequence MRVQQKVQQQGFTLIELMIVVAIVAILAGVGMPAYQNYTKKAQFSEVIGATGAYKTGVEICLNLTDKESCDAGTNSIPTAITSAATGSFVKSVAVSDGVITATATGASGATYTLTPAIDNGLVSWTKGGNCKDGGYC
- a CDS encoding A24 family peptidase — translated: MQDLALLFQLYPWLLWLFATLLGLLVGSFLNVVIYRLPIMMEREWKQECTVYFDEECKTAKSEPGATKFNLLLPRSTCPKCDHQITALENIPVISWLVLRGKCSSCANPISARYPSIELLTGLLSLVVALYIPYGIQLAGALLLTWCLVALTFIDIDKMLLPDQMTLPLLWLGLLLNINYAWVTPSDAIIGAMVGYLSLWTVYWGFKLLTGKEGMGYGDFKLLAAFGAWFGWQSILAIVLLSSFAGAIIGISQILLKKHTQGNPIPFGPYLAIAGWLYLIWGDQLVDFYLSNFIY
- the mutT gene encoding 8-oxo-dGTP diphosphatase MutT; this encodes MKVVHVAAGIIIRGQQVFISRRSSAQHQGDKWEFPGGKVESDESVLEALTRELKEEVDLDVMNAQAFHQLEFDYGDKIVQLDFYLVDKFEGVGKGLEGQQTAWINISELADYNFPAANQVIVEMLMTQFA
- the secA gene encoding preprotein translocase subunit SecA; its protein translation is MLTNIITKIVGSRNDRILKKLHKVVKQVNQLEADFEVLSDAELKAKTVDFQQRVAAGESLDSILAEAFAVVREGSKRVFGMRHFDVQLLGGMVLNNNQIAEMRTGEGKTLTATLPAYLNALTGKGVHIITVNDYLAARDAEWNRELFEFLGLTVGLNVSGMDNMAKRDAYAADVTYGTNNEFGFDYLRDNMAFEPQQRVMRPLYYAVIDEVDSILIDEARTPLIISGPADDSSELYTKINTIIPLLEQQEQEDTEEYTGDGHFTVDEKNKQVLLTENGQIKVEEMLKERGLLSEDDNLFSAANISLLHHINAALRAHTLFEKDVDYIVSDEGEIVIVDEHTGRTMPGRRWSEGLHQAVEAREGVKIQNENQTLASITFQNYFRMYEKLSGMTGTADTEAFEFQSIYSLETVVLPTNKPMARKDFGDLVYLTANEKHVAIIEDIKDCVERQQPVLVGTVSIESSELLSKLLKKDKIKHNVLNAKFHEREAEIVADAGRSGAVTIATNMAGRGTDIVLGGNWQTEVDKLKNPTEAQIAHIKAEWQVRHDAVLAAGGLHIIGTERHESRRIDNQLRGRSGRQGDAGSTRFYLSMTDPLMRIFTSDRITGMMKKLGMEEGEAIEHKWVTRAIENAQRKVEGRNFDIRKSLLEFDDVANDQRKVVYEQRNELMEAEDISETMVVIREDVINAVMDAYIPPQSLHEMWDISGLEQRLRADFMLELPIQQWLDDDTKLYEEKIRERIMTAAKEAYTAKEDAVGAQVIRQFEKAVMLQTLDGLWKEHLAAMDHLRQGIHLRGYAQKNPKQEYKRESFELFTEMLENLKSDVVGVISKVQVQAPEDVEAVEAQRRRSESLPQSMSHAAAENQLADASATPDAETFVRQGQKVGRNDPCPCGSGAKFKQCHGKLS
- a CDS encoding type II secretion system F family protein; this encodes MVAVTKKANRSTSTVKKRYPYNWQGVNRKGKKVSGEMQAESISNLKVELRRQGINVLKANRKSTGLFSKATAKIKPMDIALISRQISTMLSAGVPLVQSLEIIARSNDNPSMRALIGEVAAEVATGTPLSDALRKHPLYFDDLYCDLISAGEQSGSLDSIYDRIATYKEKSEALKSKIKKAMFYPIMVLAVATVVTLILLLYVIPQFKDIFSSFGAELPPFTLFVLSISDFVSQFWYLVIGILFGLPFIYLKANKRSIKVKHLTERSILNIPAIGPILHKGAMARFARTLSTTFAAGIPLVDSLTSAAGASGNIVYKNAVMNMRNEVIAGLQMHIAMRSTNLFPDMVTQMVMIGEESGSLDDMLAKVAHIYEQQVDDAVDGLTSLIEPMIMVVLGVVIGGLVIAMYLPIFEMGNIM